In the Pseudomonas sp. TH06 genome, one interval contains:
- a CDS encoding LysR substrate-binding domain-containing protein, which yields MHQMNDLRRIDLNLLVILDALLSEQHVTRAAERLHLSQPAVSHALARLRDLLGDPLLVRAGSSLAPTARALELVAPLAEALAQVQSLLAPNTFDPASARRTFRVAMSDYGAAIILPSLIRTLRREAPGIDLQISHASREGMLEGVLNGDIDVAAGVFPEMPHELRSTLLFEERYVCLLDRQTLPADGVLDLPTYLSRPHVLLEMRGSGTPEIERALTALRERRRVAISLPHWNVAPQFISGTDLILTVSSRGLREIDQRELIVVPPPFEIPPFTFVLAWHKRRGGDQALNWLNRRIEEGIVRG from the coding sequence ATGCATCAAATGAATGATCTGCGCCGTATCGACCTTAACCTGCTGGTAATCCTCGACGCCTTGCTCAGCGAGCAGCATGTCACCCGTGCTGCCGAGCGCCTGCACCTGAGCCAGCCGGCGGTCAGCCATGCGCTGGCAAGGTTGCGTGATTTGCTCGGCGACCCATTGCTGGTGCGCGCCGGTTCCAGTCTGGCGCCCACCGCGCGGGCATTGGAACTGGTCGCGCCGCTGGCCGAAGCGTTGGCCCAGGTGCAATCGTTGCTGGCGCCCAACACCTTCGATCCGGCCAGTGCCCGGCGCACCTTTCGCGTGGCGATGTCCGACTATGGTGCGGCGATCATCCTGCCCTCGCTGATCCGCACCCTGCGCCGCGAAGCGCCGGGCATTGATTTGCAAATCAGCCATGCCAGCCGCGAAGGCATGCTTGAAGGCGTGCTCAACGGCGATATCGACGTCGCCGCCGGCGTGTTCCCGGAAATGCCCCATGAACTGCGCAGCACGTTGCTGTTCGAAGAACGCTACGTCTGCCTGCTCGACCGCCAGACATTGCCCGCCGATGGCGTTCTGGATCTGCCGACCTACCTGTCGCGCCCGCATGTGCTGTTGGAGATGCGTGGCAGCGGCACGCCGGAAATCGAACGGGCGCTGACCGCTTTGCGCGAGCGCCGCCGCGTTGCCATCAGCCTGCCGCACTGGAACGTCGCGCCGCAGTTCATCAGCGGCACGGACCTGATTCTTACGGTGTCATCGCGGGGATTGCGGGAGATTGATCAGCGCGAATTGATCGTCGTGCCGCCGCCGTTCGAGATACCGCCGTTCACGTTTGTGCTGGCGTGGCACAAACGCCGGGGTGGGGATCAAGCGTTGAACTGGTTGAATCGCAGGATTGAGGAGGGGATAGTGCGCGGCTGA
- a CDS encoding GGDEF domain-containing protein yields MESRNSAPLASFIDLLLDAVCAVDKQGRFVFVSAACERVFGYTPDELIGRPMIELVHPADRERTLAAASEIMGGEPKLNFENRYVRKDGSVAHILWSARWSEVDQLRIAVARDITERKQAESRQAALYAISEAAHAAEDLLALFKRIHLIIGEWLPAMNFSVALYDEHCAQLNFPYHVDDHELQPEKPGTITGRLCAQVIRSGQPILLTPDSADSPPDFAALVAEQNSPCWLGVPLNSKNGTIGAMIVKSLPGGERYTEQDKELLQYVCAQVATAIERQQLHARLRRMAQYDQLTQLPNRELLRDRLKAAMASAREQSGHMALLYVDLDRFKQVNDTFGHAVGDMLLQTVANRLKGCVRETDTVARIGGDEFVVLLHSVQAAEDADGVAQKIRQVLVQPMRLDGHNLKIEPSIGVARYPEHGCEEHQLFRHADQAMYAAKRQNHHALNS; encoded by the coding sequence ATGGAAAGCCGTAATTCCGCGCCGTTGGCGAGTTTCATCGACCTGTTGCTGGACGCCGTTTGTGCGGTGGACAAGCAGGGTCGCTTCGTTTTTGTCAGCGCCGCCTGCGAGCGCGTTTTCGGCTACACGCCTGACGAGTTGATCGGCCGGCCAATGATCGAACTGGTGCACCCGGCGGATCGCGAGCGCACCCTCGCTGCCGCCAGCGAGATCATGGGCGGCGAGCCAAAACTCAATTTTGAAAACCGCTACGTGCGCAAGGACGGCAGCGTCGCCCATATCCTCTGGTCGGCGCGCTGGTCGGAAGTGGATCAGCTGCGTATCGCCGTGGCCCGCGACATCACCGAACGCAAACAGGCCGAATCGCGGCAAGCGGCGCTGTATGCGATTTCCGAGGCGGCGCATGCGGCGGAAGATTTGCTGGCGTTGTTCAAACGCATCCACCTGATCATCGGTGAGTGGCTGCCGGCAATGAACTTCTCGGTGGCGCTCTACGACGAGCACTGCGCACAGCTGAACTTCCCTTATCACGTTGATGATCACGAATTGCAGCCGGAGAAACCCGGGACGATCACCGGGCGCCTGTGTGCACAAGTGATCCGTAGTGGTCAGCCGATTCTTCTGACGCCGGACAGTGCCGATTCTCCACCGGACTTTGCGGCATTGGTGGCCGAACAGAATTCACCGTGCTGGCTCGGCGTCCCGCTGAACTCGAAAAACGGCACCATCGGCGCAATGATCGTCAAGAGCCTGCCCGGCGGCGAGCGCTACACCGAGCAGGACAAGGAACTGCTGCAATACGTCTGCGCCCAGGTCGCCACCGCCATCGAACGTCAACAATTACATGCGCGGCTGCGGCGCATGGCGCAATACGATCAACTGACTCAATTGCCCAATCGTGAGTTGCTCCGTGATCGCCTGAAGGCTGCCATGGCCAGTGCCCGCGAACAATCCGGGCACATGGCGCTGTTGTATGTCGATCTGGATCGCTTCAAACAGGTCAATGACACTTTCGGGCATGCGGTAGGCGACATGCTCTTGCAAACCGTGGCCAACCGCCTCAAGGGCTGCGTGCGCGAGACCGATACGGTCGCGCGGATCGGCGGTGATGAATTCGTCGTGTTGTTGCACAGTGTGCAAGCGGCGGAGGACGCGGATGGCGTTGCGCAAAAGATTCGCCAAGTGCTGGTGCAACCGATGCGCCTGGATGGCCACAACCTGAAGATCGAGCCGAGTATCGGTGTCGCCCGCTATCCAGAGCATGGTTGCGAGGAGCATCAACTGTTTCGCCATGCCGATCAGGCGATGTATGCCGCCAAGCGCCAGAACCATCACGCGCTCAATAGCTGA
- a CDS encoding DMT family transporter has protein sequence MSTLQWAGLLALAAFAGAVVPFQSAINSNLARGLGHPLWATLASLLVSVLVLLPVIVALRLPLPSLAFICKAPLWMWAGGAFGVCFVALAVMLLPKLGASGFVALALAGQVIASMVLDHFGLFGLVEKQLTLSRVSGAVLLIAGVLLIQFGGVFERNVAVVG, from the coding sequence ATGAGTACGTTGCAGTGGGCTGGCCTGTTGGCGCTGGCCGCTTTTGCCGGGGCGGTGGTGCCGTTCCAGAGCGCGATCAACAGCAATCTGGCGCGCGGATTGGGGCATCCGTTGTGGGCGACGCTGGCTTCATTGCTGGTGAGCGTGCTGGTGCTGTTGCCGGTGATTGTGGCGCTGCGCTTGCCGTTACCGTCGCTGGCCTTCATCTGCAAAGCGCCATTGTGGATGTGGGCCGGCGGTGCGTTTGGCGTGTGCTTCGTGGCGTTGGCGGTGATGCTCTTGCCCAAGCTTGGCGCTTCGGGATTTGTGGCGTTGGCGTTGGCTGGGCAGGTGATTGCTTCGATGGTGCTGGATCACTTTGGGCTGTTCGGGTTGGTCGAGAAACAGCTGACACTGTCGCGGGTGTCTGGCGCGGTGTTGTTGATCGCGGGGGTGTTGTTGATTCAGTTTGGCGGGGTGTTTGAGAGGAATGTGGCGGTTGTCGGGTGA
- the fos gene encoding fosfomycin resistance glutathione transferase yields MLTGLNHLTLAVTDLNRSLAFYRDLLQLRVEATWDAGAYLSLPGLWLCLSLDPKRKPEASVDYTHYAFSLGASDFPLFVEQLKAANVQEWRENRSEGASFYFLDPDGHKLEAHVGGLASRLAACRLKPYAGMRFYDEP; encoded by the coding sequence ATGCTCACCGGCCTCAATCACCTGACGCTTGCCGTCACTGATCTGAATCGCAGCCTGGCGTTCTATCGTGACTTGCTGCAGTTGCGCGTCGAAGCGACGTGGGATGCCGGTGCCTATCTGTCGCTGCCAGGGTTGTGGCTGTGTCTGTCGCTTGACCCGAAACGAAAGCCCGAGGCGAGCGTCGACTACACCCATTACGCCTTTAGCCTCGGCGCTTCGGACTTTCCGCTGTTCGTCGAGCAGCTAAAAGCGGCAAACGTGCAGGAATGGCGGGAAAACCGCAGCGAAGGTGCATCGTTCTACTTCCTTGACCCCGATGGCCACAAGCTCGAAGCCCACGTCGGTGGATTGGCTTCGCGGCTGGCGGCCTGTCGACTGAAACCGTACGCCGGCATGCGTTTTTACGACGAGCCGTGA
- a CDS encoding KGG domain-containing protein, protein MPNSRNSNSGNFANDRTKASEAGRKGGKTTTTTVDKEPAKTDMGRKPAQKSK, encoded by the coding sequence ATGCCTAATTCAAGAAACTCGAACTCGGGAAACTTCGCCAACGATCGAACGAAGGCCTCTGAAGCCGGTCGCAAAGGTGGGAAAACCACCACAACGACGGTCGATAAAGAGCCTGCGAAAACAGATATGGGCCGCAAGCCCGCTCAGAAATCGAAGTAG
- a CDS encoding LysE family translocator — translation MTPSLLLAVLASGFIYGITPGPGVLAVFGIGAAHGRRAGAGFLCGHLLGDVVWCSTALIAIVGAREIGSTAFDVLGVLSGLYLFWLGWRAVRAQRRSDDQPQGAARNPFWHGILFGLTNPKAYPVAVATFTALLSSRAELLNWSMLPALIALSFLGGLLAYAILIGVVGAQRVRTIYQRHELLITRLCGVMFIGFAVNALVHALPGLMPNKT, via the coding sequence ATGACTCCATCGTTGCTTTTGGCCGTGCTGGCCTCGGGTTTCATTTACGGCATTACGCCGGGGCCGGGTGTGCTGGCGGTATTCGGCATCGGCGCGGCCCATGGGCGACGGGCGGGGGCAGGGTTTCTCTGTGGGCACCTGCTCGGCGACGTGGTCTGGTGCAGCACCGCGTTGATCGCAATTGTCGGCGCCCGGGAAATCGGCAGCACTGCATTTGATGTGCTCGGCGTACTCAGCGGTTTATATCTGTTCTGGCTGGGCTGGCGCGCGGTGCGTGCGCAACGGCGCAGCGATGACCAGCCGCAAGGCGCGGCGCGCAATCCGTTCTGGCACGGCATCCTGTTCGGCCTGACCAATCCCAAGGCCTATCCGGTGGCGGTGGCGACGTTCACTGCGTTGTTGTCGAGCCGAGCCGAATTGCTCAACTGGTCGATGTTGCCGGCGCTGATCGCCCTGAGTTTCCTCGGTGGTTTGCTGGCTTACGCTATCCTCATTGGCGTCGTCGGCGCGCAACGGGTGCGCACGATCTATCAACGTCACGAACTGCTTATTACCCGTTTGTGTGGCGTGATGTTCATCGGTTTCGCCGTCAACGCGCTGGTGCATGCGCTGCCGGGGTTGATGCCGAACAAGACTTGA